In a genomic window of Brettanomyces nanus chromosome 1, complete sequence:
- a CDS encoding uncharacterized protein (EggNog:ENOG41~BUSCO:EOG09341UPP), whose amino-acid sequence MDSSRNIVWRRPHYTNVSFPICVDSVLNDGVLVSEQGVFGIYSGSGFNYTHRFICDADESPVLLSSNQVLSRMGVHQLPLFLNTWHAYLENKFDSSSNLYPKYNYSIYPFVYSFSTAAVITLFLTSILFTKHYITAFKPSFLMRSSCLVATAQMIAINIFSLVRLSQMAEEGSSSAATLLDQLLLSNGFNSVYLIAFVLLLLCQVDIIKRIYLRRKEKKAIVVIGTVLVIVTQTLWGISTFASDSDYLEPFLVGIQDAVHLESDVSLDADDSALAILPVFVYLLEITLSVIYAALICVYCFSKRRFAFHSHMLSLTIIMIIAINSPIAFFIADISDIWVNELSDMFNVVCYVITNVTTWEWLNRLKQMEKHDQKDNLLGRPFFADNYIKSSTSTILEDSTQERTVSDGDPNEFAYYNWKSENSKLKHMFSKYRAIIEKRLGNKVTPEVQPLNSPSANIYVYQPKKVVITDKSPSKDESIGGPSFFGRGTGNALTSRPPIGFHWMAGKSFIYHERNVKEHQVRTVQEDMSFCQSEESDGNIYSYNSDVGSDTGSRNDGSSIGTPADPECDP is encoded by the coding sequence ATGGACAGCTCTAGAAACATCGTTTGGCGAAGGCCACATTATACAAATGTCAGCTTCCCAATCTGTGTGGACTCCGTTTTGAATGACGGCGTTCTCGTGTCAGAACAGGGAGTCTTTGGAATCTACTCAGGTTCAGGCTTCAACTATACCCACCGGTTCATCTGCGACGCCGACGAATCTCCTGTTCTTTTGTCATCGAATCAGGTCCTCAGCCGTATGGGAGTACACCAATTACCCTTATTTTTGAATACATGGCATGCGTACTTGGAGAATAAGTTCGACTCCTCTTCTAACTTGTATCCTAAGTATAACTACTCTATCTATCCATTTGTCTATTCCTTCAGCACGGCTGCGGTCATTACGCTTTTCCTAACTTCGATTCTCTTCACCAAACACTACATCACCGCTTTCAAGCCGAGCTTTCTAATGAGGTCTTCTTGCCTTGTGGCCACTGCTCAAATGATTGCCATTAATATATTCTCACTGGTAAGGCTTTCTCAGATGGCCGAGGAGGGTAGCTCATCGGCTGCTACGTTACtggatcaacttctcttaTCCAATGGTTTTAACTCTGTTTATCTTATTGCATTtgtgcttcttcttttgtgTCAGGTAGACATTATAAAGAGAATATATCTTagaaggaaggaaaagaaagccatAGTTGTCATTGGTACTGTGTTGGTCATAGTAACACAGACTCTTTGGGGCATTTCTACCTTTGCATCCGACTCCGACTATCTTGAGCCTTTTTTAGTTGGTATACAGGATGCGGTGCATCTCGAATCGGATGTCTCGCTGGATGCCGATGATAGTGCATTGGCCATATTGCCTGTCTTTGTCTATCTATTGGAGATTACCTTGTCTGTCATCTACGCTGCCTTAATATGTGTCTACTGCTTTTCTAAGCGACGTTTTGCATTCCACTCTCACATGCTATCGCTCACTATCATCATGATTATAGCTATAAACTCCCCCATAGCATTCTTTATAGCCGACATCTCTGACATTTGGGTTAACGAGCTCTCTGATATGTTCAATGTAGTATGTTATGTCATAACCAATGTCACCACTTGGGAATGGTTGAATCGTTTGAAGCAGATGGAGAAACATGATCAGAAGGACAATTTGTTAGGAAGACCTTTTTTTGCTGATAATTACATTAAATCTAGTACCAGCACCATCTTAGAAGACAGTACTCAGGAAAGGACCGTTTCCGATGGTGATCCAAATGAGTTTGCTTATTATAATTGGAAATCAGAAAACAGCAAATTAAAGCACATGTTCTCGAAGTATAGAGCTATAATCGAGAAGAGATTGGGTAATAAAGTGACTCCAGAAGTGCAACCATTGAATTCTCCTTCAGCCAATATCTATGTGTATCaaccaaagaaagttgTTATTACGGATAAGAGTCCCAGCAAAGATGAGTCGATAGGAGGTCCAAGCTTTTTTGGTAGAGGTACGGGAAATGCGCTGACCAGTCGGCCACCCATCGGATTTCACTGGATGGCTGGTAAATCCTTTATATATCATGAGAGAAATGTGAAAGAGCACCAGGTGAGAACGGTTCAAGAAGACATGAGTTTCTGTCAATCCGAAGAATCGGATGGCAATATTTACAGTTATAATTCGGATGTTGGCTCTGACACTGGCTCTCGTAATGATGGTAGCAGTATTGGTACTCCCGCCGATCCGGAATGCGACCCATGA
- a CDS encoding uncharacterized protein (BUSCO:EOG09340ZRH) has product MFRPVETNGVGFSSTPNLHSSLKYRVPETMEADETGTSKKRFEERHSRQESGSTTYNVLDIYTEDDKDKQPEGSINDHGDTMVVSETWSMEPFTLVPHNIFAPMTSTGSTSTTASTPSPLPTKRGRRNPITRKESYASLKKSRTSLELIRSKIGESMATGTDRPEKEQQIKHQNRRTTKSSVLESEMDRYGFRKANNFITESEYNRWWVSYSPYLIKRKKKWEKIMAKNGLPTTDDVAPTRFPPRSDNLRKFVRKGIPAEWRGNAWFYFAKGNEKLRENKGVYDRLVDQTMDIINEDTEAIEKDLHRTFPENAHFKNIKRKDSNESTVEYESALIQTLRRVLKCFSIYKPSVGYCQSLNFIAGLILIYMDEEKAFWMLVIISERYLPGIHDFNLEGVNVHQGVLMLCLRQFLPNVWRMIVEKSDSPYLEGSNSFLYDLPMLSFCTTSWFMSIFIGVLPIETTLRVWDCIFYEDSKTIFQVALTIFKLMEPELQKIVDRNKREEEKEVMSSELFQLIQNFPKRLLDVNALIEECFKYSEFSKVTQEEINKCKKYVIESRARYHSLIKKRSAIGLRESDRKELMKSSQMLENKKIGLKTLNWNGKLNHRMRRFQHKLR; this is encoded by the coding sequence atgTTTCGACCAGTTGAAACCAACGGAGTTGGATTTTCTTCCACTCCAAACCTTCACAGTTCCCTTAAATATCGGGTACCTGAAACAATGGAAGCTGACGAGACTGGAACCTCAAAAAAAcgatttgaagagagaCACTCCAGACAGGAGTCGGGATCCACAACGTATAACGTTCTAGATATTTATACAGAAGATGACAAAGATAAGCAGCCTGAAGGATCAATCAATGACCACGGAGATACCATGGTGGTGTCGGAGACCTGGTCCATGGAACCTTTTACGTTGGTTCCACACAACATCTTTGCACCAATGACTTCTACAGGAAGTACTTCAACAACTGCATCTACACCGTCTCCTTTACCAACTAAAAGAGGTCGAAGAAACCCAATTACCCGCAAAGAATCTTATGCATCACTTAAGAAATCCAGGACTTCGTTGGAGTTGATTCGAAGCAAAATAGGGGAGTCGATGGCTACAGGAACTGACAGGCCAGAGAAGGAACAACAGATAAAGCACCAAAACCGTCGAACTACAAAGAGTTCTGTGCTAGAGAGTGAGATGGATCGATACGGATTTCGAAAAGCTAACAATTTTATTACGGAGAGTGAGTACAACAGATGGTGGGTCTCATACTCGCCGTATCTGATCAAgcggaagaagaaatgggAGAAGATTATGGCTAAGAATGGACTCCCTACTACAGATGATGTTGCTCCAACCAGATTCCCTCCACGATCTGACAATTTGAGGAAATTTGTTCGTAAAGGAATCCCAGCTGAATGGAGAGGTAACGCTTGGTTCTATTTTGCCAAGGGCAATGAGAAACTACGAGAAAATAAAGGCGTCTACGATAGATTGGTGGACCAGACTATGGATATCATAAACGAAGATACAGAGGCCATAGAGAAAGATTTGCATAGAACATTCCCAGAGAATGCTCATTTTAAAAAcataaagagaaaggacTCCAATGAGAGCACGGTAGAGTATGAGAGTGCCTTAATTCAGACTTTAAGGAGGGTTCTCAAGTGTTTTTCCATTTACAAACCCAGTGTGGGCTATTGTCAATCTCTTAATTTTATTGCAGGGCTTATTTTAATTTATATGGACGAAGAGAAGGCATTTTGGATGCTTGTGATTATCTCCGAAAGATATCTTCCGGGTATCCATGACTTCAACTTGGAAGGAGTTAATGTCCACCAGGGCGTTCTTATGCTATGCCTGAGACAGTTTTTGCCGAACGTGTGGAGAATGATTGTAGAGAAGAGCGACTCTCCGTATCTAGAAGGTAGCAATTCGTTTCTCTATGACCTTCCAATGTTGTCTTTCTGTACGACAAGTTGGTTCATGAGCATTTTCATTGGAGTGTTACCAATAGAAACGACGTTGAGAGTGTGGGATTGCATTTTCTACGAGGATTCCAAAACGATTTTCCAGGTGGCTTTAACAATTTTCAAGCTAATGGAGCCGGAACTGCaaaaaattgttgataGAAACAAGAGggaggaagagaaggaggttATGTCATCAGAGCTCTTTCAGTTGATCCAGAACTTTCCAAAGAGGCTATTAGATGTAAATGCCTTGATTGAGGAATGCTTCAAGTACTCCGAGTTTAGTAAAGTGACACAGGAAGAGATCAATAAATGCAAGAAGTATGTAATCGAGAGCCGGGCCAGATATCATAgcttgatcaagaagagatctgCAATTGGATTAAGGGAATCGGACAGAAAAGAGCTGATGAAGTCATCGCAGATGCTCgagaataagaagattgGGTTAAAGACGTTGAATTGGAACGGAAAATTAAACCATCGAATGAGAAGGTTTCAGCATAAGCTTCGTTAA
- a CDS encoding uncharacterized protein (EggNog:ENOG41), giving the protein MTTEVEFAEKYQDLIRFVCPEAVSGGNLRDLKTAPGFAFSKLEDPPIYNRSKDDNNSDETILVTFRSLRPPRFSKKIEMDPNSLIHKVKRVLQKELEKDHINVQVEQIVLMLKTKTIHDGTTLESLKSKNSELTLNVLISKVKDHDEVSELKSEPKSEPKSESRSVTGSGTKLESPQTLQKLSNDAWGKIYAILKDEIEDQKTRNEYYRKLREVE; this is encoded by the coding sequence ATGACTACTGAAGTGGAATTTGCTGAAAAGTACCAGGATCTTATTAGATTCGTGTGTCCCGAGGCGGTTAGTGGGGGGAATTTACGGGATTTGAAGACGGCTCCTGGTTTTGCGTTTTCCAAGCTAGAGGACCCTCCAATATACAATAGAAGTAAGGATGATAATAACAGTGATGAAACAATTTTGGTGACATTCAGAAGTTTAAGACCTCCACGATTCAGCAAGAAAATTGAGATGGATCCAAATTCATTGATTCATAAAGTCAAGAGAGTTCTACAGAAAGAGTTAGAGAAAGATCATATAAACGTTCAAGTGGAACAGATAGTACTTATGCTAAAAACAAAGACCATTCATGATGGCACGACATTGGAGAGTCTTAAGTCCAAGAATTCTGAACTTACTCTGAATGTTCTTATTTCGAAGGTTAAGGACCATGACGAGGTCAGTGAGCTTAAATCAGAGCCTAAATCAGAGCCTAAATCAGAGTCCAGATCGGTGACCGGATCGGGGACCAAGCTAGAGTCTCCACAAACTCTACAGAAGTTGAGCAATGATGCTTGGGGAAAGATCTATGCAAtattgaaagatgaaattgaagacCAAAAGACTCGTAACGAGTATTACAGAAAACTCAGAGAGGTCGAATGA
- a CDS encoding uncharacterized protein (MEROPS:MER0017622): MDEVILIHVGAGRHAKRNVNVLRTLLTVALKSTMKKTTVPLKTNDEADRESSFISPLFKNSFEKLLKVSKMIEENELTNTGYGSSVTRNCQVYCDSSVCALDVDRKKTYQSAVVMNSSKYPIEDALLDMVQGCSEDRKNTLAITPALMRVGKVKPDESLVSESMAKVYEDYRERLQQEEERKSKAESRIDLSQDEDVSDTVGVCVIEPGRCIVAGTSSGGNLFKEPGRIGCAGVVGAGIYTATVADCTACIMCSGNGEDIVQMQLARSVCEYVLAKHEEYSRQQQEQPLLCQLVARYVKHESHKYKLRALDEKYHETLYVGLVGYLEMTEEESSSSRRKLIFYYHTTHTMLFAYKNRHNYDNMLVQRAWTDTKTLAELPYNEHARMIIQMCSIASSSVSILSGLLAFYFLAMIHPKKRVFRYDLILLLIIYDFIKALALLIFPVVSHTSHEQILTSAPFQNVLGWFTCFSIEGADFIILCFAIHIALLIFLPNLKSRFENPQEGGLYPFRVYIYLSSLIIPVIISSAAFAPAQGYISGINWSYLTSLRAVWYFTWIVRYCIVVTVLIIYVSVYIHVMRQYKVVSSKMDLKEFKTPGMMSELLADSIWYKLGKMLLMLVFPDVHISAKLHGRELNTNADVVNLRKLHHKQEENGSSSISEGTAATAATMMNEDIEQGADGGVSGPNSEEHIKELQREVGLDIQRMLHQEAMDRFQLRRIQIMKQMKVIFVYPLAYILLWLFPFIHQCYILQDGGEGWNCYWVFTTAAFFQAFNCTIDTLVFLYRERPWTLTAAKVDPFQRYDYMSWRRAVSFLPGFNLGTTHTTMARCGGSGSSYDGSIDPEKTMEQDQQSDHQEQRTHQQQQQQQQQQSSSLLPLPQNTLSAGIPASSHLFSPPDLIGLNDKMNLEEDISDFVKVDAYGRPYQAQSRNGSSSMDPNDSDLDLRDFLNSALPVNAGPSTSNISKKNPSLAKDKSRTPNRRRSSKFSWKTLSGKTSSGSSRKQSVVSSWSGNNQQQSQQTAA, from the exons ATGGACGAAGTTATACTTATCCATGTTGGAGCAGGAAGACACGCTAAAAGAAATGTCAATGTACTTCGGACGCTACTGACAGTAGCATTAAAAtcgacgatgaagaagactaCGGTGCCGCTGAAAACCAatgatgaagcagatcGTGAAAGTAGTTTTATCTCACCTCTATTCAAAAACAGCTTTGAAAAACTACTCAAGGTGAGCAAGATGATCGAAGAGAATGAATTAACTAACACGGGATACGGGTCGTCAGTCACGCGGAATTGTCAAGTGTATTGCGACTCCAGCGTCTGTGCATTGGATGTGGATCGCAAGAAGACGTACCAATCAGCAGTGGTTATGAATTCCAGCAAATACCCGATTGAAGATGCGTTGCTAGATATGGTGCAAGGATGCAGTGAAGATCGTAAGAACACCTTAGCGATAACCCCTGCATTAATGCGGGTCGGCAAAGTAAAGCCGGACGAGAGTTTAGTGAGTGAGAGTATGGCTAAAGTGTATGAGGATTACAGGGAGAGGCTCCAGCAGgaggaggaaagaaaaagcaaagCAGAATCAAGGATTGATCTTAGtcaagatgaagatgtgAGCGATACGGTAGGAGTTTGTGTAATTGAACCGGGCCGATGCATTGTGGCAGGGACATCATCGGGAGGAAATTTATTCAAAGAGCCCGGGCGAATTGGATGTGCGGGGGTGGTGGGCGCTGGGATCTACACGGCCACCGTGGCAGACTGTACGGCGTGCATCATGTGCTCGGGGAACGGAGAAGACATTGTACAGATGCAACTGGCTAGATCTGTGTGCGAGTACGTTCTCGCAAAACATGAAGAATATTCCCgtcaacaacaagaacaGCCCCTCCTTTGCCAACTGGTAGCTCGCTACGTTAAACACGAATCCCACAAATACAAACTTCGAGCACTAGACGAAAAATACCACGAGACCCTTTACGTGGGGTTAGTGGGATATCTTGAGATGACCGAAGAGGAGTCATCGTCCTCTAGACGCAAGCTCATTTTCTATTACCACACTACGCATACAATGCTTTTTGCTTACAAAAACAGGCATAATTACGATA ATATGCTCGTGCAAAGAGCTTGGACAGACACAAAAACTTTGGCCGAATTACCCTATAACGAACATGCACGAATGATCATTCAAATGTGTTCGATTGCGTCTTCTTCGGTATCCATTCTGTCCGGACTTTTGGCGTTCTATTTCTTGGCCATgattcatccaaagaaaagggTCTTTAGATATGaccttattcttcttctcattatCTATGACTTCATAAAGGCCTTAGCGCTACTTATTTTTCCTGTTGTTTCACATACGTCGCACGAACAAATCTTAACAAGTGCACCGTTCCAGAATGTATTGGGTTGGTTCACTTGTTTCAGTATAGAAGGTGCTGATTTCATTATCCTTTGTTTTGCGATTCACATAGCTCTACTTATTTTCCTTCCCAACTTGAAGTCGAGGTTTGAAAACCCACAAGAGGGAGGTCTTTATCCCTTTCGAGTCTATATTTACTTGTCTTCTCTAATTATTCCCGTGATTATCAGCTCTGCTGCGTTTGCTCCTGCTCAGGGTTATATCAGTGGAATCAATTGGAGTTATTTAACTTCTCTCCGTGCAGTTTGGTACTTCACCTGGATCGTTCGTTACTGTATAGTGGTGACAGTCTTGATCATATATGTCAGTGTTTACATCCACGTGATGCGCCAATATAAAGTTGTCAGTTCCAAGATggacttgaaagaattcAAGACTCCGGGAATGATGTCCGAGTTACTTGCAGACTCCATTTGGTATAAGTTGGGCAAAATGCTTCTTATGCTTGTATTTCCAGACGTTCATATTTCTGCCAAGTTGCATGGTCGTGAGCTAAATACAAATGCAGACGTTGTTAACTTGCGAAAACTTCATCACAAACAGGAGGAGAATGGAAGTAGCTCCATAAGTGAGGGGACTGCAGCCACAGCGGCAACAATGATGAATGAGGACATAGAGCAGGGAGCCGATGGAGGTGTTTCTGGCCCAAACAGTGAAGAACACATCAAAGAACTTCagagagaagttggatTGGATATTCAACGTATGTTGCACCAAGAAGCAATGGACCGGTTTCAGCTTCGGCGCATACAAATAATGAAACAGATGAAGGTCATCTTTGTTTATCCGTTGGCTTATATTCTTCTATGGCTTTTCCCCTTCATTCATCAATGCTACATTCTTCAAGACGGCGGAGAAGGCTGGAATTGCTATTGGGTATTCACTACTGctgctttctttcaagCCTTTAACTGTACCATAGACACGCTTGTGTTTTTGTACAGAGAGCGCCCTTGGACCCTTACTGCGGCTAAAGTTGATCCTTTCCAGAGATACGACTACATGAGTTGGAGGAGAGCTgtttcatttcttcctgGATTTAATCTTGGCACTACACATACGACAATGGCTAGATGTGGAGGTAGTGGCAGCAGTTATGATGGTAGTATTGATCCCGAGAAGACCATGGAGCAGGATCAGCAGTCGGATCATCAGGAGCAACGGACTcatcagcaacagcaacaacaacaacaacaacagtcatcatcattactACCACTACCACAAAATACCCTCTCTGCTGGAATACCGGCATCTTCACATCTATTTTCACCCCCAGACCTGATAGGATTGAACGATAAAATGAATCTAGAAGAAGACATTAGCGATTTCGTTAAAGTGGATGCATACGGCAGGCCGTATCAAGCACAATCCAGAaatggatcttcttcaatggatCCTAACGACTCTGATCTAGATTTGCGTGACTTCCTTAACAGCGCATTGCCAGTGAATGCAGGACCGTCTACGTCGAAcatttccaaaaagaacCCCTCTCTCGCTAAAGATAAGAGTAGGACTCCAaatcgaagaagaagttccAAGTTCAGTTGGAAAACGCTTTCAGGAAAGACCTCGTCGGGAAGCTCCAGGAAACAATCTGTGGTATCATCGTGGTCAGGTAATAATCAACAGCAAAGCCAGCAGACTGCTGCATGA